TACATATGAAAAACGTCTGTTCTGTCCTTTTGAGTATGCGCTGCAACCTCCCCATTGGTATAAAAACGACTCGATTTCTGTCGAGAAGCCTGAGTTGCCTGAAGGGGTTTCTGACCTGAAGCATTATGATGGTCCTCAATGTTTTCTTATCCCTGGAAACCATGGTGGGTTTGGTTTCCGTCTCTCAATATTATTTTGTCTCTCTCTAATAACACTCTcatgtaactttatttttttttaaataattttagactGGTTCGATGGACTCAATACTTTCATGAGGTATATATGCCATAAAAGTTGGCTTGGTGGCTGGTTAATGCCCCAAAAGAAAAGCTATTTTGCACTACAGCTACCTAAAGGGTGGTGGGTCTTTGGTTTGGATCTCGCCCTTCATGGTGATATTGATGTCTACCAGTTCAATTTCTTTTCTGAGTTAGTCAAGGAGAAGGTAGATTCAGCATCATCTTTGAGTTATTATCTCctgtttgtattttttaaaaatcttttttttatttaggttGGGGAGGATGATGCGGTGATCATTATCACACATGAGCCGAACTGGCTTCTTGATTGGTACTGGAAAGATGATACAGGAAAGAACATGAGACACCTGATATGCGACTTTTTGAAAGGCAGGTGCAAACTTAGAATGGCAGGAGATTTGCATCATTATATGCGTCACTCTTGTACTACTCAATCGGATGGACCTGATCCTGCTGCTCATGTCCAACATCTCCTTGTTAATGGTTGTGGTGGGGCTTTTTTGCATCCCACCCATGTCTTTAGCaacttttctaatttttatggTTCTTCCTATGGATGTAAATCTGCTTACCCTTCTTTTAAAGATTCAAGCAGGGtaattcattttttcttcttcttgtttctttggTCTCTTATATGATTTGCCTATTTTTCTTTGCATtctaaaactttatatttgttTGATGTTCCTTGCAGATTGCTTTGGGGAATATTTTGAAGTTCAGGAAAAAGAACTGGCAATTTGATTTCATTGGTGGCATCATATACTTTgtcttggtcttttccttgttcCCTCAGGTGAGGTTTTACTTACTTAATTGCGTCTGTATATATTGATGTAGGGCCGGATCTGAAATTTCGGAgctctttaaaaattatttttaaaaattactttttcaTAATTTGGGAGCATATTGCTATATAAAAATTGGGGTCAATACCAATGTTTCACCTGGTTCTGCCTAGATCCCACCTTGTACTCACATACACTCATGAGAATGGTATTGATCTTTATTCCTTGTTGGTTTCAGTGTAAGCTAGGCCACATCTTACGAGATGATTCATTTTCTGGCCACCTGGGGAGTTTCTTAGGCACAGTTTGGAGCGCCTTTGTGCACATAACAGAGCAGTCATATGTGTCTTTCACCGGTGTTGTCATGTTGCTAGTATCTGCAATTATGTTTGTTCCCTCAAAAATATCTCGGAAGAGACGGATGTTAATCGGAGTTCTTCATGTCGCTGCACACCTTACCGCTGCTTTGATTCTTATGCTGCTGCTGGAACTCGGCATAGAAACCTGTATCCAGCATAAGCTCCTCGCTACGTCCGGTCAGTTACGAAtgttgtttttgtctttttcctCGTTAAAATATCATTGACACTAatggtatatatataacacaatGTTATTACAGGGTATCATACATTGTATCAATGGTACAAATCAGTGGAAAACGAACACTTTCCTGACCCCACTGGCCTTCGAGTCCGTATCGAACAGTGGACCTTCGGATTCTATCCAGCTTGCATCAAATATCTTATGTCAGCTTTTGATATTCCTGAGGTAATGTATTTTTGTCAACTTAGCCTTTTGTTTTAGGACCAAACTAATTAATTAAACGTGTTTAACGTTTAGGTGATGGCGGTTACACGGACAAATATTTGCCGGGAAGGAATGGAGTCGCTATCTCGAAGTGGAGCAGCTATATATTATGCTTCTGTCTTCCTCTACTTTTGGGTCTTCTCAACTCCGGTTGTGTCTTTGGTCTTTGGGAGTTACTTGTACATCTGCATCAACTGGCTTCACATACACTTCGATGAAGCTTTCTCTTCTCTCCGGATTGCTAATTACAAATCATTCACCCGTTTCCATATCAAACCTGATGGAGACCTTGAAGTCTTCACTCTCGGAGTTGATAAGGTGAGTTTAAAATGACATGTTGTTCTTTGTTTTGGTGATTGGTCTTTTACTAGAGGAGTGTGTATGTGCTTTAATGAGTTCAGGTGCCAAAGGAATGGAAGCTAGACAAAGACTGGGATTCAGAGCCAAGATCGACGGTGAAGATGAATCATCACAGAAGGTTTCCTAGCAAATGGTGTGCAACAACATTGCAACAAGATCCTATCAACACTGTAAAAATCGTTGATCATTTTGTTATTAGTAGATCAAATAAAGAAGTTGGAGAATCTTAGTTAGAACCAGTTTTTCAGTGATCTTTATCTCTttctaaaatatagttttagtttcttttaccgtatttattaatttattattgaacattaatttatagagtttacATTGTAAGATCATAATTAAATACTTAATTTCTggcaaaataaaacattttttattattctatttgCCTTCATCGCCATCTttgtgtttctttcttctgtctATAAATCCTTTAAAACTTCtgaaataaaatgtatatatatatagatagatacatAGCAAAATTATTAAACCAATGACTTCCTCTCTTCATCCTCGTCTCTATCACCCTCACCTCCACCGTTCCTAACCGCTTGTCTCGCCGGAATCTTGCTAGGAGGTTTACTATCCATCGGAACCATCTTCAACACTATTCCCATTGCTATCAACAGCAATCCCGACCCGTGCTG
The sequence above is a segment of the Raphanus sativus cultivar WK10039 unplaced genomic scaffold, ASM80110v3 Scaffold2067, whole genome shotgun sequence genome. Coding sequences within it:
- the LOC108848355 gene encoding uncharacterized protein LOC108848355 isoform X1 produces the protein MGSDKHSARFLNKLKMERVRTMLTHTYPYPHEHSRHAMIAIIMGCLFFISSDNMHTLVEKLDNNFKWWSMYACLLGFFYFFSSPFLGKTIQPSYSTFSRWHVAWILVAALYHLPSFQSMGLDLRMNLSLFLTIYTSSVVFLFVFHVVFIGFWHLGLVSRVAKRRPAILTILQNCAVLSIACCIFYSHCGNRAILRQTPLERRRSSNSTWLTKLVQIDELKDQVCSSWFAPVGSASDYPLLSKWVIYGESQLACNGSCPVTSDEISPIYSLWATFIGLYIANYVVERSTGWALAHPVSVDNYEKLKKQQMKPNFLDMVPWYSGTSADLFKTVFDLLVSVTVFLGRFDMRMMQAAMTKNCDGDERKELLYDHFTDHENDFWFDFMADTGDGGNSSYSVAKLLAQPFIEVPLDDKYVSLQRGNVLLIGGDLAYPNPSAFTYEKRLFCPFEYALQPPHWYKNDSISVEKPELPEGVSDLKHYDGPQCFLIPGNHDWFDGLNTFMRYICHKSWLGGWLMPQKKSYFALQLPKGWWVFGLDLALHGDIDVYQFNFFSELVKEKVGEDDAVIIITHEPNWLLDWYWKDDTGKNMRHLICDFLKGRCKLRMAGDLHHYMRHSCTTQSDGPDPAAHVQHLLVNGCGGAFLHPTHVFSNFSNFYGSSYGCKSAYPSFKDSSRIALGNILKFRKKNWQFDFIGGIIYFVLVFSLFPQCKLGHILRDDSFSGHLGSFLGTVWSAFVHITEQSYVSFTGVVMLLVSAIMFVPSKISRKRRMLIGVLHVAAHLTAALILMLLLELGIETCIQHKLLATSGYHTLYQWYKSVENEHFPDPTGLRVRIEQWTFGFYPACIKYLMSAFDIPEVMAVTRTNICREGMESLSRSGAAIYYASVFLYFWVFSTPVVSLVFGSYLYICINWLHIHFDEAFSSLRIANYKSFTRFHIKPDGDLEVFTLGVDKVPKEWKLDKDWDSEPRSTVKMNHHRRFPSKWCATTLQQDPINTVKIVDHFVISRSNKEVGES
- the LOC108848355 gene encoding uncharacterized protein LOC108848355 isoform X2; protein product: MGSDKHSARFLNKLKMERVRTMLTHTYPYPHEHSRHAMIAIIMGCLFFISSDNMHTLVEKLDNNFKWWSMYACLLGFFYFFSSPFLGKTIQPSYSTFSRWHVAWILVAALYHLPSFQSMGLDLRMNLSLFLTIYTSSVVFLFVFHVVFIGFWHLGLVSRVAKRRPAILTILQNCAVLSIACCIFYSHCGNRAILRQTPLERRRSSNSTWLTKLVQIDELKDQVCSSWFAPVGSASDYPLLSKWVIYGELACNGSCPVTSDEISPIYSLWATFIGLYIANYVVERSTGWALAHPVSVDNYEKLKKQQMKPNFLDMVPWYSGTSADLFKTVFDLLVSVTVFLGRFDMRMMQAAMTKNCDGDERKELLYDHFTDHENDFWFDFMADTGDGGNSSYSVAKLLAQPFIEVPLDDKYVSLQRGNVLLIGGDLAYPNPSAFTYEKRLFCPFEYALQPPHWYKNDSISVEKPELPEGVSDLKHYDGPQCFLIPGNHDWFDGLNTFMRYICHKSWLGGWLMPQKKSYFALQLPKGWWVFGLDLALHGDIDVYQFNFFSELVKEKVGEDDAVIIITHEPNWLLDWYWKDDTGKNMRHLICDFLKGRCKLRMAGDLHHYMRHSCTTQSDGPDPAAHVQHLLVNGCGGAFLHPTHVFSNFSNFYGSSYGCKSAYPSFKDSSRIALGNILKFRKKNWQFDFIGGIIYFVLVFSLFPQCKLGHILRDDSFSGHLGSFLGTVWSAFVHITEQSYVSFTGVVMLLVSAIMFVPSKISRKRRMLIGVLHVAAHLTAALILMLLLELGIETCIQHKLLATSGYHTLYQWYKSVENEHFPDPTGLRVRIEQWTFGFYPACIKYLMSAFDIPEVMAVTRTNICREGMESLSRSGAAIYYASVFLYFWVFSTPVVSLVFGSYLYICINWLHIHFDEAFSSLRIANYKSFTRFHIKPDGDLEVFTLGVDKVPKEWKLDKDWDSEPRSTVKMNHHRRFPSKWCATTLQQDPINTVKIVDHFVISRSNKEVGES